A region from the Penaeus monodon isolate SGIC_2016 chromosome 17, NSTDA_Pmon_1, whole genome shotgun sequence genome encodes:
- the LOC119583649 gene encoding RYamide receptor-like, producing the protein MASPDTAHGLLRKSTNDPSPAKMIRMTLAVVTVYSLCWLPFNVLITTLDWYEEAQEWGHLHHVWFVFHWLAMSHACYNPLILCWMNTKFREGFLNVFYHLLPCCRERIAECLLKLRQKSGLQRAYTYSTALGSSRTSRNQRYVDDPLQRRGSCCSSTGFVPLQQPTTDVPLRVFRTCSLQTSANGLYRCGARVSTSTSDLQIRAADLQHYHISGRGEAERARARMQYLEVPHLQHQGGQVKAVESKV; encoded by the exons atGATCCGGATGACCTTAGCGGTTGTGACAGTGTATTCTCTGTGCTGGCTTCCCTTCAACGTCCTCATA aCAACGCTCGACTGGTACGAAGAAGCACAGGAGTGGGGCCACCTTCACCACGTCTGGTTCGTCTTCCACTGGCTCGCCATGTCCCACGCGTGTTACAACCCCCTCATCTTGTGCTGGATGAACACCAAGTTTAGGGAGGGATTCCTCAACGTGTTTTACCACCTGCTGCCCTGCTGTCGAGAGCGGATCGCCGAGTGTCTGCTCAAGCTGCGCCAGAAGTCGGGGTTGCAGCGCGCGTACACCTATAGCACGGCGCTGGGGAGCTCGCGTACGTCCAGGAACCAGAG GTACGTCGACGACCCACTACAGCGCCGCGGGTCGTGCTGCTCCTCAACAGGCTTCGTCCCCCTTCAGCAGCCGACCACGGACGTCCCTCTCAGGGTGTTCCGCACGTGCTCCCTCCAGACCTCTGCCAACGGCCTCTATCGCTGCGGGGCTCGAGTCAGCACCTCCACCTCCGACTTGCAAATCCGAGCCGCCGACCTCCAGCACTACCACATCAGCGGGAGAGGAGAGGCTGAGAGGGCCAGGGCGAGGATGCAGTACCTGGAGGTGCCACATCTGCAGCACCAGGGGGGCCAGGTCAAGGCCGTGGAGTCTAAGGTGTAA